In Streptomyces sp. SN-593, a single genomic region encodes these proteins:
- a CDS encoding adenosylcobinamide-GDP ribazoletransferase, with translation MAGGETRVRVGDGLRFAFGTLTVVPVRVTRWDRAAARGGMAAAPLVGAAVGVASGAVGAGLHAAGASPLLAAVGAVAVPAVMTRGLHLDGLADTADGLGSGKPPEQALDIMKRSDIGPFGVVALALVLLAQVAALAACYGHGWVYGAACAVAGAVAGRVAMTLAARRGVPAARPGGLGAAVAGVLSPRAAWTVAAGCAALAALAGSAFPGLTWLRFLVAAALAGAAAEALLHRCRTRFGGVTGDVFGALCETAATGALLVLSLR, from the coding sequence GTGGCTGGTGGGGAGACGCGGGTGCGGGTGGGGGACGGGCTGAGGTTCGCGTTCGGGACGTTGACCGTGGTCCCCGTACGAGTGACCCGCTGGGACCGGGCCGCCGCACGCGGCGGGATGGCGGCGGCACCGCTGGTGGGCGCCGCGGTGGGCGTGGCCTCGGGCGCCGTCGGTGCCGGACTGCACGCCGCGGGAGCGTCCCCGCTGCTCGCCGCGGTGGGCGCGGTGGCCGTACCCGCCGTGATGACCCGGGGCCTGCACCTGGACGGACTCGCGGACACCGCCGACGGGTTGGGCAGCGGCAAGCCCCCCGAGCAGGCGTTGGACATCATGAAGCGCTCGGACATCGGACCGTTCGGCGTGGTGGCCCTGGCGCTGGTGCTGCTGGCCCAGGTCGCCGCGTTGGCGGCGTGCTACGGGCACGGATGGGTCTACGGCGCCGCCTGCGCGGTGGCCGGCGCGGTCGCGGGGCGCGTCGCGATGACGCTCGCGGCCCGGCGCGGGGTGCCGGCGGCCCGCCCGGGCGGCCTCGGCGCCGCCGTCGCCGGGGTGCTGTCCCCCCGGGCGGCGTGGACCGTCGCCGCGGGGTGCGCCGCCCTCGCCGCCCTCGCCGGCTCGGCCTTCCCCGGCCTGACCTGGCTGCGCTTCCTCGTGGCCGCGGCCCTCGCCGGGGCCGCCGCCGAGGCACTGCTGCACCGCTGCCGTACCCGGTTCGGCGGGGTGACCGGCGACGTGTTCGGGGCGCTGTGCGAGACCGCCGCGACCGGTGCCCTCCTGGTGCTGTCACTGCGCTGA
- a CDS encoding leucyl aminopeptidase — protein MTALTLSASSAAALRADAVVVGVTKGPKGPRLAPGADAVDDAFGGKLAAVLETLGASGAEGESTKLPAPDGVKAPVVLAVGLGEPAGNGGANDAEALRKAAGVAARALAGAKKAAFALPAATPVEVEAVATGALLGAYSFTAYRSDTRKDARLPLGEVAVLGAKPRDKEHKAAAARAVAVAAEVNRARDLINTPPNDLTPTAFAALAQQAGKEHGLKVEVLDEKALAKGGYGGLIGVGRGSATPPRLVKVAYTHPDATVSLAFVGKGITYDSGGISLKPPGHNETMKCDMSGAAAVFGAVLATAKLGLAVNVTGWLALAENMPGGNATRPGDVLKMYSGKTVEVLNTDAEGRLVLADAIARASEESPDAIVDVATLTGAMVLALGDGRFGIMANDDDFRSTVHSVALAEGEDSWPLPLPQQLRKTFDSPVADIANMGVRPGGGLIAGLFLREFVGEGITWAHLDIAGPAFHEGAPFGYTPKGGTGSAVRTLVGLARTAAEGDLF, from the coding sequence GTGACTGCTCTGACACTAAGCGCCTCCTCCGCCGCAGCGCTGCGCGCGGATGCCGTCGTCGTAGGCGTGACCAAGGGCCCGAAAGGCCCGCGCCTGGCGCCGGGAGCGGACGCCGTGGACGACGCGTTCGGCGGCAAGCTGGCCGCCGTCCTTGAGACCCTGGGCGCGTCCGGCGCCGAGGGCGAGTCGACCAAGCTGCCCGCGCCCGACGGCGTGAAGGCACCCGTGGTGCTCGCGGTCGGCCTCGGCGAGCCCGCCGGAAACGGCGGTGCGAACGACGCGGAGGCCCTGCGCAAGGCCGCGGGCGTCGCCGCACGCGCCCTGGCGGGCGCCAAGAAGGCCGCCTTCGCCCTGCCCGCGGCCACCCCCGTCGAGGTGGAGGCCGTCGCCACCGGCGCCCTGCTGGGCGCGTACTCCTTCACCGCGTACCGGTCCGACACCCGGAAGGACGCACGCCTCCCGCTCGGCGAGGTCGCCGTGCTCGGCGCGAAGCCGCGCGACAAGGAGCACAAGGCCGCCGCCGCGCGCGCCGTCGCGGTCGCCGCGGAGGTCAACCGGGCCCGCGACCTGATCAACACCCCGCCGAACGACCTCACCCCGACCGCCTTCGCCGCACTCGCCCAGCAGGCGGGCAAGGAGCACGGCCTGAAGGTCGAGGTGCTCGACGAGAAGGCCCTCGCCAAGGGCGGCTACGGCGGCCTGATCGGTGTCGGCCGCGGTTCGGCGACGCCGCCCCGCCTGGTGAAGGTCGCCTACACGCACCCGGACGCGACCGTCTCGCTCGCCTTCGTCGGCAAGGGCATCACCTACGACTCCGGCGGCATCTCGCTGAAGCCCCCGGGGCACAACGAGACGATGAAGTGCGACATGAGCGGCGCGGCCGCCGTGTTCGGCGCGGTGCTGGCGACCGCGAAGCTCGGCCTGGCGGTGAACGTGACCGGCTGGCTGGCGCTGGCCGAGAACATGCCCGGCGGCAACGCCACCCGCCCGGGCGACGTGCTGAAGATGTACAGCGGCAAGACCGTCGAGGTGCTGAACACCGACGCCGAGGGCCGCCTGGTGCTCGCCGACGCGATCGCCCGCGCCTCCGAGGAGTCCCCCGACGCGATCGTGGACGTGGCGACGCTGACCGGGGCGATGGTGCTCGCACTCGGCGACGGCCGGTTCGGGATCATGGCCAACGACGACGACTTCCGCTCGACGGTGCACTCCGTCGCGCTCGCCGAGGGCGAGGACTCCTGGCCGCTGCCGCTGCCGCAGCAGCTTCGCAAGACCTTCGACTCGCCGGTCGCGGACATCGCGAACATGGGCGTGCGGCCCGGCGGCGGCCTGATCGCCGGACTGTTCCTGCGGGAGTTCGTCGGCGAGGGCATCACCTGGGCCCACCTGGACATCGCGGGCCCGGCCTTCCACGAGGGCGCGCCGTTCGGCTACACCCCCAAGGGCGGCACCGGCAGCGCGGTGCGCACCCTGGTCGGCCTGGCCCGCACCGCCGCCGAGGGCGACCTCTTCTGA
- the lpdA gene encoding dihydrolipoyl dehydrogenase, which translates to MANDASTVFDLVILGGGSGGYAAALRAAQLGLDVALIEKNKLGGTCLHQGCIPTKALLHAGEIADQARESEQFGVRATFEGIDIAAVHKYKDDVISGLYKGLQGLVASRKVTYIEGEGRLSSPTSVDVNGQRIQGRHIVLATGSVPRSLPGLTIDGNRIISSDHALVLDRVPQSAIILGGGVIGVEFASAWKSFGTDVTIVEGLPHLVPVEDENSSKLLERAFRKRGIKFNLGTFFQGAEYTDNGVKVTLADGKTFEAEVLLVAIGRGPVSQNLGYEEQGVAMDRGFVLVDEYMRTNVPTVSAVGDLVPTLQLAHVGFAEGILVAERVAGLKPVPIDYDGVPRVTYCHPEVASMGLSEAKAKEVYGADKVVTLKYNLAGNGKSKILKTSGEVKLVQVRDGAVVGVHMVGDRMGEQVGEAQLIYNWEALPAEVAQLIHAHPTQSEALGEAHLALAGKPLHSHD; encoded by the coding sequence GTGGCGAACGACGCCAGCACTGTTTTCGACCTAGTGATCCTCGGCGGTGGCAGTGGCGGTTACGCGGCTGCCCTGCGTGCCGCACAGCTTGGACTCGACGTCGCCCTGATCGAGAAGAACAAGCTCGGGGGCACCTGTCTGCACCAGGGTTGCATCCCCACCAAGGCGCTGCTGCACGCGGGGGAGATCGCCGACCAGGCCCGCGAGAGCGAGCAGTTCGGTGTGCGCGCGACCTTCGAGGGCATCGACATCGCGGCCGTCCACAAGTACAAGGACGACGTGATCTCCGGCCTCTACAAGGGCCTGCAGGGCCTCGTGGCCTCGCGCAAGGTGACGTACATCGAGGGTGAGGGCCGGCTGTCCTCCCCCACCTCCGTCGACGTGAACGGCCAGCGCATCCAGGGCCGGCACATCGTGCTGGCCACCGGGTCCGTACCGCGCTCGCTGCCGGGCCTGACCATCGACGGCAACCGGATCATCTCCTCCGACCACGCCCTGGTCCTGGACCGGGTGCCGCAGTCGGCGATCATCCTGGGCGGCGGCGTGATCGGCGTCGAGTTCGCCTCGGCGTGGAAGTCCTTCGGCACCGACGTGACGATCGTCGAGGGCCTGCCCCACCTCGTGCCGGTCGAGGACGAGAACAGCTCGAAGCTGCTGGAGCGGGCCTTCCGCAAGCGCGGCATCAAGTTCAACCTGGGCACCTTCTTCCAGGGCGCCGAGTACACCGACAACGGCGTCAAGGTCACCCTGGCCGACGGCAAGACCTTCGAGGCGGAGGTGCTGCTGGTCGCCATCGGCCGCGGCCCGGTCTCGCAGAACCTCGGCTACGAGGAGCAGGGCGTCGCGATGGACCGCGGCTTCGTGCTGGTCGACGAGTACATGCGCACCAACGTGCCGACCGTCTCCGCGGTCGGCGACCTGGTGCCCACCCTCCAGCTCGCGCACGTCGGCTTCGCCGAGGGCATCCTCGTCGCCGAGCGGGTGGCCGGCCTCAAGCCGGTGCCGATCGACTACGACGGCGTGCCGCGCGTGACCTACTGCCACCCCGAGGTCGCCTCCATGGGCCTCAGCGAGGCGAAGGCCAAGGAGGTGTACGGCGCGGACAAGGTCGTCACGCTCAAGTACAACCTGGCCGGCAACGGCAAGAGCAAAATCCTCAAGACCTCGGGCGAGGTCAAGCTCGTCCAGGTGCGCGACGGCGCCGTCGTGGGTGTCCACATGGTCGGCGACCGGATGGGCGAGCAGGTCGGCGAGGCGCAGCTCATCTACAACTGGGAGGCGCTGCCCGCCGAGGTCGCGCAGCTCATCCACGCCCACCCGACGCAGAGCGAGGCTCTCGGCGAGGCGCACCTGGCGCTCGCCGGCAAGCCCCTGCACTCGCACGACTGA